In Pseudobdellovibrio exovorus JSS, the genomic stretch GACTATGCGACATTTGGACGATTTGACAGTTGGTTTTTCTGGGTAAACAGATAAAAATAATCACTGCATGACTTCCTTATTAACACGATTTTTTCGTCATTATAAAAATAAGCCCTATAAATACTTAGGAGTCGCTCGTCATTCTGAAACTTTAGAAGAGTTAGCTCTTTATGAAAGTTTATACGACAATCAGTTAGGGCGTATTTGGGTCAGACCGAAAGATATGTTTTTTGAGTCGATTGAGTTGGACGGAAAAAGTCGCCCTCGCTTTGAACAGGTGCGCTTTGATTTGGTTGAAAAAACACAAATCGATGACGGTGACTGGGATGGTTTAGCCGAGGTTTATCAGGAAGGTTTTCAAAACGAGCTGTCGCGATCTAAAGTGTCAGGCCGTTTAACAGAGGCGAAGAACCCTTCGGTTTTGTTCTTATATGACCAAGGTAAGTTAGTGGCTTTTAAAGTCGGTTATGCAAAAGATACGACCACCTACTATTCATGGATCGGTGCTGTTCGCAAAGACTATCGTGGGCTTGGCTTAGCTACAGAGCTGATGAAAGCTCAACATGACTGGTGTAAAAAACAGGGCTACACCAAAATTCAGACCAAATCGCGCAATCAATTTGCTGAAATGCTCAGATTAAATATTAAGTTCGGGTTCGAGATCACAGACGTAGTTCACGAAGCCAATGGTAAAAGTAAAATTATAATGGAAAAGACATTAACAACCTAAATCAAGGAGAGAAAATGAAAGCAGCACTTATGTTAGTCGTTATGTTATTAGGAACAGCTATCGCTCAGGCTAATCCAGCAGTAGGCCGTTGGAAAACGATTGATGATGAAACAAAAGAACCAAAATCAATTGTGGAAATCACTGAAGTTGATGGAAAGCTTGTGGGAAAGATTGAAAAATTATTCCGTAAAGCTGACGAAGATCAAAATCCTAAATGTGAAAAATGTACGGGCGACAAAAAAGATCAACCGATCATTGGCATGCAAATCTTAGAAGGTTTGAAAAAAGATGCCGACACACGTTGGTCAGGTGGACAGATTTTAGACCCGAAAAATGGTAAGACTTACTCTTGCAAATTAGAAGTTATCGAAGATGGTAAAAAAATTAAATTAAGAGGCTTTATTGGCGTCTCTTTATTAGGTCGCACTCAGGTTTGGGAACGCGAAGCGGCTCCTGAAGTACAACCCTAATAGCTTGAATTTAAAACAGGCGCGCCACATCTAAATGAGATGGAACCGGCGTGCCTGATGCGGAATCAACAAGGGTTTTGGCCGAAACAAAGCTAAGACCCATGCCGTGACCTGAACATCCCGCCATAACATGAACCCTTTGGCGAAGTGGATGTTGACCGATCAGCATCTGTCCATCCGGTGTGAATCCCATGACACCACTCCAGCGATAATTGATTTTCACTTGCTGCGTATTTTGAAAATAACTCTGCGTAAACTCTGTCAGCGCTTTTTGAATTAAATCTGTAGCTTCATCCAAAGCTGTATTTTCAGCCTCTAAATCATGATTGCGAAAGCCGCCAACGAGCAGTTCCCCAGTCGGAAGTTGTCGGAAATAACAAAGATGTTTCGTTAAATAACAAGGACCTTTGACAAAAGCTGGCAGAGGTTCAGTGACGACCACTTGCCCACGCTGAGGTTTGACCTTGGATTTGAACTCCGGAAGTAACTGCGAGATATATCCGTTTAAGCACACGAACATTTTTTCTGCGGAAAAGTTTTGTAAGTTAGTTTTGACTAAAACAGCCGAGCTGTTTTCTTCTATGTGGAAGACTTCTTGCCCTTCAAAAAAGTCTACTCCGGATAACTTTGAGCGAATTAAATTCAAAAGCTTAATCGGGTGAATGATTCCATCGTGTTTGTATTGAATAGCGCCTTGGAAGTTACGTACTCCATAGTGTTGAGCCAGATATTTTTCATCAATCAGTTCCACATCAATACCGGCATCCAGCATGGTCTGTGCTAAGGTTTGATAACGACTCCAATCTTCAACAGAGGGAGCCACTGTGCATGATCCTGTCTGATAAAAATCCACGGCTTCGGGATGCCCTTGAATAATTTCCTGCTGTAAGAGCTCGCGGTTTCTTTCCGAGAATCGCCAAATTTCAGTAGCTTTCGCTAAACCGAATTGCTCATGTAGTTTATTGAAGTGTTCTGCTGAGCCACAGGTGACAAAGCCAGCATTGCGGCCAGAGGCGCCAGCACCTAAATACTGCCGATCTAGAATGGCCACTTTAAGGTTTGGATTTTCTTTTTTTAACCAGTAGGCAGTGGACAACCCTGCAATTCCGGCTCCGATAATAAGAGCGTCATAGTGTGCGGTTGATGTTTTGCTAGATTGATCAAGCCAGTAAGAAATGGTCATGTGAAGTCTCTTTCATCGAGGATCTTTTCTAAGATCTAAATGCATTTCGATAGCTGTACATCGACAGGGACGACCATCACGAGGGCAGGTGTAGTCAACATCGATCCAGTAATTAGGATGTTCTGTAATAATTTGAAATCCGAGTTTATTCAGGTAGCGATAAGACGAGTTATTCGGAGACTCTTTCCACGAATGAGTGACGATACCTTCTGTACCTAACTGTTTTAAAGCGGCTAACGAACGTGCAGAGAGCTGGGGACCCCAACCTTGTCCTTGCAAATCCGGAGCAACAAATAAACTTTGAAAATAAGCGGTTTTATCTAAAGATGTGGGCCATAAATCTGAGCGCAGCTGCTGACCTTTTCCATGCTGCCAATTACCTGCGGGGTAAGCGAGTCTTAGTCCTTTGATTTGGCCGTTATCTTCTAAAACGAAAGAGCAAATTTGCCCGTTAGAGGCGATTGATTTTTGCTGATTATCGCGAAGCTCGTCTTCGGAGTAATAGCCCAGACCGACACATTGGTCGGTGAAGGCTTTTACTTGTGGAATATCAGAGAGCAAGAATTCGCGAATTAGCATAAAATCTCAAAGGACTAGTCTTCGTCCTCGTCGTAGTCATCATCTTCTTCGTCATCATCTTCTTCGTCATCATCAAGATCATCATCGTCTTCATCTTCGTCGTCGTAATCGTCATCCTCATCGTCGTCATCAACTTCTTCAGTGGCTTCAATACGTAAAAGCCAGCCTTCTTCATAAGGATCTTCCTGAATGATACTTGGATCTTCTAAAACGTTACTGTTGATCTCGATAACAGTACCTTCTACAGGAACATAAATATCCAATGGGCCGTCGTCCGTTTCAATTGTACCGATAGCAACATCTTCTTCTACTTTTTCTTGTTCTGTAGGTAGATCAATTGAAGTGATTTCGCTGATATCTGCTAAACCTTCTTCGTTGATTCCGATAGTGATAATTCCGTCGTCTTCTGTGTACCACATATGGTGGTTGAAGTTTTTGATGTTGTCGCTCATGCGGCGGTCTCCTTAAATTTTCGTTCTGTTGCTAACCTATTCAGATAACTCGTTAAGCTCTCTTATGCCCAGCCATAGCGGTTTTCAGAGAAATGGTGCTTAAAAATTAGGTAACGAATTTTCGTCAAGCCAGATTTTTAAAGTGCTTAATTAACAAGTATTCTAACGAAAAAATTATACCCGTCAAAGGCTCAGATACTAACGCAATCGTTAAAAATTGCGATTTCAGAAAGTCTTTGATACAAGACCTGAACTTTCGAACTGAAAACCAATTTGCTGTCACAAATCAGAGGGGGATTAATGACGACAATGCGTTTTTTTGTCATCGGTTCATGGACCGAAGGCATGTTACATTTTCAAAAACTGCGTCCATTTATAGTTTCTTACGAGTCTGCTACAGTTCAGGCGCAAGCTTATCGCTTGCCTGTGGGATTTCCCGTATTAGTGGCTCAAAATAGTGGCAGCGAGTCGGCTCATGACCTGATTTCAGGTCAATTGGTTGAATTGCAATATGATCAGACACTATTGGCTTTAATGGATACATTGCACGGAGTTCATGCAACAGATCCGTCAAAAGGGTTGCACCAACGTATGACGGCTAAAGTGACTAAAAGCTCAGGCGACGTCGACGAAGCTCAGGTGTATTTCTTTAATCCAAAGAAGTTGACGGCGAAGGCGCAAAGAATCCACGGCGGAGTTTGGCAGGAGTCTTTAGCTTTGAATCCACCTTTAACGGAACAATTAAGCGACAAGCAAAGAACCTATGTGTTGAAATTAGGTGCAGCTAAGGGACGTGATATTGTGCCGATCAATGACCTGAGTCTTTATCGTGAATTGATGAAGATGGAACTTATTGTGGATAAAGGTCGTCGCCTTGCTTTGAGTCCACTGGGTAAAGAAGTCTATAATCATTTAGTTTAAAAAATATCGACCTCAAAGAGTGTTTGACCGAGGGAACGTAAGACCTTTATGTTCCTTCGGGTTATGTCTGATGTGCAAAAAACCAAAAGTCTGTTCCGCGTTGTTCTGATTGAGCCTGAGATTCCTCAAAATACAGGTAATATTGGGCGTACCTGCGTTGGAACTAATTGTGAATTGCATATCGTGGGCCCAACTGGGTTTGAAATTACCGATGCCAATTTAAAACGTGCGGGCTTAGATTATTGGCAGCATTTAACATGGCAGCAATATGCTTCCTATGAAGAGTGGTTTGCCCGTGTCGAAGACCCCAGTCGAGTTTTCTATTTCACAACAAAAGTACAACAGACCTATTTCGATGTTGAATATAAGCAGGGAGACTGGCTAGTTTTTGGTAAAGAAACCAAAGGTCTGCCACCTGAAATTATCCAAAATAACATTCAACAGGCGGTAACAATTCCGCAACCAGGTCAGGTTCGCAGTTTAAATCTGGCCACGGCGGTGGCGATTTCGGTCTATGAAGGCTATCGTCAGTTGCGCCAGCAACTATAGAGGTATCCAGTAACCAATCTGCTGTTTTTATTTATGGTGCGGCTGGACTTATAACCAGACTTGTTATGCACTTGTCTATAGACTTGGTCAGTCTTGCCCGTGGTGTCGATAAGTTCTATCCTAGTTCCCTATGATGCAACAAATCTTATCTAAAATATTCGGGACCAGCCACGAGCGCGAAATGAAACGCATTCAGCCTACGGTCAATAAAATCAACTCACTTGAAGCTGATATGCAAAAGTTATCTGACGAGCAACTCAAGGCTAAGACCGCAGAATTCAGGCAAAGATTGCAAAGCGGTGAAACAGTCGACAGCTTATTGCCAGAGGCATTTGCTGTTTGTCGTGAGGCTTCTCGTCGTGTTTTAGGAATGCGCCATTATGATGTTCAGTTAATTGGTGGTTATGTTCTGCACCAAGGTTCCATCGCCGAGATGAGAACAGGTGAAGGTAAAACTCTTGTTGCGACTCTTCCTGTTTATTTAAATGCTCTTACAAGCAAAGGTGTTCACGTAGTCAGTGTGAATGATTACCTTGTAACTCGTGACTGTGAATGGATGAGCCGTTTGTACAACTGGTTGGGATTAACAACTGGTGTGATCAAACATGGTTTGACCGATGAACAGCGCCGTGCCGCTTATGCTGCTGATATCACGTATGCGACTAACAATGAATTAGGCTTCGATTATCTGCGTGATAATATGAAATTTGATTTAGGTGATTACGTTCAGCGCGCTCCGCACTTCGCTATCGTGGATGAGTGTGACTCGATCTTAATTGACGAAGCCAGAACGCCGTTGATCATTTCAGGCCCTGCCGAAGCGTCTACGGATAAGTACTACGTGATTGATAAGATCATTCCTTATTTGAAAAAAGAAATTCATTTCAAAGTTGAAGAAAAATCAAAGTCAGCAACATTGACAGATGAAGGTAACTTAGAAGTCGAAAAACTTTTGAAATTAGATAATCTTTACGATCCGGCAAATATTGAAATTCTACATCACGTTAACCAAGCTTTACGTGCGCATCATTTGTATCGCCTAGATGTGGAATACATGATTCGTGATGGAGAAATCGTGATCGTAGATGAATTCACTGGTCGTTTAATGCCAGGACGTCGCTGGAGCGATGGTCTTCACCAAGCGATTGAAGCCAAAGAAAAAGTGGACGTGAAAAACGAAAACCAAACGTTGGCAACAATCACTTTCCAGAATTACTTTAAAATGTATGACAAGTTGTCAGGCATGACAGGTACTGCGGATACAGAAGCTGTTGAGTTCAGAAAAATCTACAACTTAGGTGTCTTCGTAATTCCGACGAACAAACCAATCCGCCGTCGCGATGTGGAAGATATCGTTTACAAAACTGAAAATGCTAAATTCAAAGCGATCGCTTCGGACATCAAAGAACGCCATGCTAAAGGACAACCGGTGCTTGTCGGTACGGCTTCAATCGAAAGATCGGAAGCACTGTCAAGATGGTTAAAACAAGAAGGCGTTCGTCACGATGTCTTGAATGCAAAACATCACGAACGTGAAGCCGAGATCGTAGCTTTGGCGGGTCGTAAAGGCGCCGTGACTATCGCAACGAATATGGCAGGCCGTGGTACCGACATCGTTCTGGGCGGTAATCCGGAGGTCTTAGCTCGTAAAGAAGTTCCTTCTGAAGAGGGACCAGAGTACTTAGCCGCTTTGGAAAAATTCAAAAAGCAATGTGAAGTTGAAAAACAGCAGGTTCTTGAAGCGGGTGGTTTGTACATTATCGGTACAGAACGCCATGAATCCCGTCGTATTGATAATCAACTGCGCGGTCGTTCTGGTCGTCAAGGTGACCCAGGTGAGTCTAGATTTTATCTGTCATTAGAAGACAATTTAATGCGTATCTTCAATGGTGAACGTATTCAAAAAATCATGAATATGTTGAATATCCCTGAAGAGGAACCAATCACTCATAAAATGGTGACGAACGCGATCGAAGGAGCTCAAAGAAAAGTAGAAGGCCACCACTTTGATGTGCGTAAAAACTTACTAGATTACGACAACGTCATGAATTTACAGCGTAATGCGATTTATAAAATGCGCCGTAAGATCCTAGAGGGTGAACAGATTGAAAGATCTCTTCTAGATATGTTGGGAGATGTAGTCTCTGTTATTCTAGATACTCATTTACCACAGGATTCTCGTCCGCAGGATTGGAATTTAGAAGAGCTGCAAACGGCATTGATGGCTCAATTTGGTTTAAGAATCCAATTAGATCGCTCAATGTCACAAGATAAAATACAAGAGCTTATCGTTGCTAATGTGAAGAAGGCTTTTGAATTCCAAAAACAATCAATGGGGCCATTCTTTGAACAGATTTCAAAAATGATCATGTTGAATGCGATCGATCAACGCTGGAAAGAGCATCTTTATACTATCGATAAAGTAAAAGAGGGCATTAACCTACGCGCTTATGGTCAAAAAGATCCATTGATCGAATACAAAAAAGAAGCGTTTAAAGCTTTCGAGTATTTGAATAATGTTATCAAAACGGAAACGATTGAAAAAATCATGCGCGTGCAGTTAGTCGCTGAAGGCGCTGATGGCTTAGAAGATACAATGCAGAAAATGCGTCATCAAGATGATGGTATCGAGATGAGCTATTCGGCTCCATCTGACTCGGGCGATGCCTTTGCCGACATGGGCGCTGGCGCCGGAGCTGTGGCACCGGAAGCCGAGTCCTCTTCGAAAAGAAGAATGGTTGCTGGTCCAAGACAAGATGACCGCCCATTGAATCGCGCGGAAAGACGCCGTCAAAAAGGACGCTGATGATTTGTCCAAGCTGTCAGAGTGATGTAAGTGTAACTGACGCGAATTATGGGGCACTTTACACCTGTGAAAAGTGCCAAGCGGTGTACTTTGTTAACTTTGACGGACAGCCTGAGTTTGGTGAAGTGCCAGACGAGGCCCCTTTAGATCTGAATAGTTTGCCTGTAGCGGATGACTCTGCTGATTTTTCCTCCGAATTTTCGACAGAGTTTTCAACAGACGAGTTTGCCTCTATCCAAGGTACGTCAGACACTCAAGATAGCTTACAACCCGAAGGTGAAGGTGGGCTTGAGCCATCATTTGACTCTTCCTTTGAACCACTGGTGGACTCGATTAATGTGGTCACAGTAGATCCTGCAGTCGATCCAGCAATAGGCGCTGAGCTACTACAAAGTCAAAGCCCCGAGTTTGAAAGTTTAAATGATGTCGAAGCAGGGATGAATCCATTTGAAAATTTGATCTCCGCAGATGAAAGTGCTGACGTCGGAGTAACTCCTGATGCGGCGATAGGTTTTGCCGGTGTGGCTAAAGAGATTTCAGACTTTGGAAATACCGAAGTGCAGTTGGCTGGTCTGAACTACGATCTGAAAATCACAGGCCTTGATACACAAGAAACTATGCGCCTTTTTAAAGAAGCTATTGAAGACTCGAAATTTGGTTGGGACGCGGCGGACATTTTAAAAAATGTTCGTAATGGTCAGGTAGAATTTAAACGCCTCAGTCCTGTTAAGGCTTATATTCTAGCAAAACGACTACAGTTTTTAGATATTGAGAAGCAATGGAGACAGCATGTTCTTTCGTAGAATCTGTTTAACAGTAAGTCCTTTACTGATGTTGGCTGTCATATCGCAGGCGAATGAGGCTCCCAAAGCGGGGGCTCCAGATGCTCAAGTCGAGCAGTACTCAGGAAGTCAAAATCAGGAATGGGAAAAAGTACAAGGACGACTTTCTGCTTTAAAAACGAAAGTAGATGCTCAAGAAGCTTTGGTTAAAAGTTTAGCGGCTGATAAAGTCCAACTTCAAGGACAAGCTCTTGTCAGTAAAGTGGAAGAGCTAAAAAAAGAATATGCAACCTTGCGTGATTTGACAGCCGAGTACAACAAACTGAATGAAGAGTATCTGACGAAGTACCCAGAGCGTGGTCTTAAAGAAAAACGTGTGTACCCACGGGTAGAAGCGAAACCACTAAGTGCCTATGAAAACGACACTTCTTTGAATGGACAGGTGAATCGTGTTCATAAAAAGATTTTGCAAAAGTACTCGCGCAGTAAGCAACAGAAGGATGCGGCTACCTCTGACTCTAAGAAAACAGAAACTGAGTCTAAAAACACACAGTCCGAAGAGCCTTCAAGTTCGGTAACAGATCCGATCATCTATAAAAAGTAAAATCAAATCACAAGGCGGCGCTACGCTTTGTTGCAGTCCTGTCTTAAAGGTTACAACAAAAGAAAGTTAGAGTATTTGTATCTAATTGGATTTAAAAAGATTTTTTAAATCCATAAAAAAGGACTTTAAACAGGTATCTGGGATCACATCCTCAACAGCCCGAATCTTAACGAGTTTGTTTCTGTGTCTGTAAAATAAGCAATTGAGATAGGTCGACCTGAGGAAGTATGAGTTTAGCAAAATACTTTTCTGTGTTTTGATGGTGAGTTTCTTGTTTTTTGTGCACCGCAATTGTGCACAAAATCCACTAAGGATTTTAACTAGTTAGATTGATCCCATAGATGAATTAGGCTATAAATGAAAACTATATGAAACCTGAAGTATCTTTTGGGCCTTTTGAAAATTAAGGGAGATTTCTCATGTCTGAAAATCATGACTATCACAACCAAGGCGGATTGATCGCATTTATTGGTTCAATGGTATTTGTGTTCTGTTTTTTCTTTTACATCGTATTTATTAATAAAGGTGTAACTCTGGATGAGAATGTTTCTGATCCTGCTCCAGCTGGTGCTGTGAAGTTTGACTTAGCAAGCGTGAAAGAGCCATGGCTTGAAAACCCAGAGGTCGCTCTTGCTGGACAAAAAATTTACAAACAAAACTGTGCTCTTTGCCATGGTGGTAATGGTGACTTAGTTGGTGGTTTGCCAAACGCTCGTAACCTTGTTGAAGGTGCATGGAAATCTGGTGGTGGCTTGATTAACCATTACAAAGTTTTACAAAATGGTATGCCAGGAACACAGATGGCATCATTCAAACAAACTCTTCAGCCACACGAGCGCTGGGCTGTATTAAATTACATCGAAACAATCACCAACAATAAATCTAAAGACACTCCAGAAGACGTAGCCGCATTTGCAGCTACTGCGGACTAACTGCTGATTAGGACTTTTTTTGAATAAAACCGCAGCCATCCTTTTGTTAATAGGTTTTTCTTTCTCGGCCCTTGCCGAGCAGGGTGGCTTTTCTTCGTCTGCAAAACGTGAAACTTACACAGGTAAAGCGTTAACGAAATCTTCGACGGATGTTCCTGATGAATTACAAAATGTAGGTATCGAAGAAAAAGTCGGCCAAACATTAGATTTGAATCTAATGGTGACGACTGAAAAAGGTGAAAAAGTTCCTCTTTCTAGTTTCTTCCATCCGAAAAAACCTGTGGTTTTAAGCCCGGTTTATTTTAATTGTCCGGGACTGTGCAATTTCCACTTAAATGGTTTCACAGAGACGCTACAGACAATTGATTGGTCTCCGTCGAAACAATTCGATGTGATTGCATTCAGTTTCGATTCAAAAGAAACACCGGAAATTGCA encodes the following:
- a CDS encoding gamma-glutamylcyclotransferase, producing the protein MTTMRFFVIGSWTEGMLHFQKLRPFIVSYESATVQAQAYRLPVGFPVLVAQNSGSESAHDLISGQLVELQYDQTLLALMDTLHGVHATDPSKGLHQRMTAKVTKSSGDVDEAQVYFFNPKKLTAKAQRIHGGVWQESLALNPPLTEQLSDKQRTYVLKLGAAKGRDIVPINDLSLYRELMKMELIVDKGRRLALSPLGKEVYNHLV
- a CDS encoding glycine cleavage system protein H, yielding MSDNIKNFNHHMWYTEDDGIITIGINEEGLADISEITSIDLPTEQEKVEEDVAIGTIETDDGPLDIYVPVEGTVIEINSNVLEDPSIIQEDPYEEGWLLRIEATEEVDDDDEDDDYDDEDEDDDDLDDDEEDDDEEDDDYDEDED
- a CDS encoding GNAT family N-acetyltransferase, producing the protein MLIREFLLSDIPQVKAFTDQCVGLGYYSEDELRDNQQKSIASNGQICSFVLEDNGQIKGLRLAYPAGNWQHGKGQQLRSDLWPTSLDKTAYFQSLFVAPDLQGQGWGPQLSARSLAALKQLGTEGIVTHSWKESPNNSSYRYLNKLGFQIITEHPNYWIDVDYTCPRDGRPCRCTAIEMHLDLRKDPR
- a CDS encoding GNAT family N-acetyltransferase encodes the protein MTSLLTRFFRHYKNKPYKYLGVARHSETLEELALYESLYDNQLGRIWVRPKDMFFESIELDGKSRPRFEQVRFDLVEKTQIDDGDWDGLAEVYQEGFQNELSRSKVSGRLTEAKNPSVLFLYDQGKLVAFKVGYAKDTTTYYSWIGAVRKDYRGLGLATELMKAQHDWCKKQGYTKIQTKSRNQFAEMLRLNIKFGFEITDVVHEANGKSKIIMEKTLTT
- a CDS encoding NAD(P)/FAD-dependent oxidoreductase; the protein is MTISYWLDQSSKTSTAHYDALIIGAGIAGLSTAYWLKKENPNLKVAILDRQYLGAGASGRNAGFVTCGSAEHFNKLHEQFGLAKATEIWRFSERNRELLQQEIIQGHPEAVDFYQTGSCTVAPSVEDWSRYQTLAQTMLDAGIDVELIDEKYLAQHYGVRNFQGAIQYKHDGIIHPIKLLNLIRSKLSGVDFFEGQEVFHIEENSSAVLVKTNLQNFSAEKMFVCLNGYISQLLPEFKSKVKPQRGQVVVTEPLPAFVKGPCYLTKHLCYFRQLPTGELLVGGFRNHDLEAENTALDEATDLIQKALTEFTQSYFQNTQQVKINYRWSGVMGFTPDGQMLIGQHPLRQRVHVMAGCSGHGMGLSFVSAKTLVDSASGTPVPSHLDVARLF
- a CDS encoding DUF2147 domain-containing protein, producing MKAALMLVVMLLGTAIAQANPAVGRWKTIDDETKEPKSIVEITEVDGKLVGKIEKLFRKADEDQNPKCEKCTGDKKDQPIIGMQILEGLKKDADTRWSGGQILDPKNGKTYSCKLEVIEDGKKIKLRGFIGVSLLGRTQVWEREAAPEVQP
- a CDS encoding c-type cytochrome — its product is MSENHDYHNQGGLIAFIGSMVFVFCFFFYIVFINKGVTLDENVSDPAPAGAVKFDLASVKEPWLENPEVALAGQKIYKQNCALCHGGNGDLVGGLPNARNLVEGAWKSGGGLINHYKVLQNGMPGTQMASFKQTLQPHERWAVLNYIETITNNKSKDTPEDVAAFAATAD
- a CDS encoding tRNA (cytidine(34)-2'-O)-methyltransferase, whose amino-acid sequence is MSDVQKTKSLFRVVLIEPEIPQNTGNIGRTCVGTNCELHIVGPTGFEITDANLKRAGLDYWQHLTWQQYASYEEWFARVEDPSRVFYFTTKVQQTYFDVEYKQGDWLVFGKETKGLPPEIIQNNIQQAVTIPQPGQVRSLNLATAVAISVYEGYRQLRQQL